From Andrena cerasifolii isolate SP2316 chromosome 12, iyAndCera1_principal, whole genome shotgun sequence, a single genomic window includes:
- the Tyrrs gene encoding LOW QUALITY PROTEIN: tyrosyl-tRNA synthetase (The sequence of the model RefSeq protein was modified relative to this genomic sequence to represent the inferred CDS: substituted 1 base at 1 genomic stop codon): protein MNTRRLSKRRLDIHICELPKSSESNLPKLPPNARFYFRWKRNFQKKILVSVNHPLTRNFLRSYAAIAFEKRRHGRSSFWWVIHPCSDFRFYWDLLMMFNFLYIFITVPYILAFHRVAKSSAPNIWNPVNPAYIICVIDIVLNFITGFSSLDGHEIFLDPTLTIRHYVQGYFLIDSVSSIPYTWFYKDIILPPGPSSNSILLIPEFLPLVKILRIYTLRFYIKQVTTAFALSHAEEKTIWLVLLMFLILHWCSCISHLFPFIIAHMFGMTKEESEMYLITSGLYKKSDADIYLIYLHIGVSNFFGSSFTEFTNLGKVDTPTRSIILLLGRGFIIYLIVIVLQLVQSAVEPELKYQRILHRVKEYIRDQELPKRLGDKLIAYYEYRFQGSYFKEKAISNTLSRHLNQEIVINSSRGLLDTATILHSLPRHVIGNLMGIVRPVIYLNEDIIYKCGDEGDCMFFIVSGTVALITFYGKEICHEKDGGYFGEGALIFPDRRRLESVIALETQVHYXNLVYSLLFRVTNMVELKWEEKYELITRNLAEWLGDEKLKSILKQRDLKLYWGTATTGKPHIGYFTPMSKIADFLRAGVEVTILFADLHAYLDNMKAPWELLELRTRYYEAVIKAMLKSIDVPLDKLKFVKGTDYQLSKEYTLDVYRLTSTVTEHDAKKAGAEVVKQVANPLLSGLLYPGLQALDEQYLKIDAQFGGVDQRKIFTFSEKYLPMLGYEKRIHLMNPMIPGLAGSKMSSSEDDSKIDLLDNAAAVKKKLKKAFCEPGNIADNGVLSFAKHVIYPLLKEGESFVVQRSAEFGGDISFDKYEDLESAFAKEVIHPGDLKSAAEIYINKLLDPIRKQFEADSKLKTLASKAYPPPQKQKAVEELTPARLDIRVGKIVEVSKHPDADSLYVEKIDLGESSGPRTIVSGLVNYVPLVEMKDRMVVILTNLKPANLRGVQSHGMVLCASVDEPTKRVEPLRPPPDSKPGDKVVVEGYEDGTPDDVLNPKKKVWEKLQGDLVVNGSGEASWSGNVLLTASGGKITADSLKNVAIK from the exons ATGAACACTAGAAGATTGTCGAAGAGGCGATTAGACATTCATATTTGCGAGCTGCCAAAATCGTCCGAGAGTAATTTGCCGAAATTACCGCCGAACGCAAGATTTTATTTCCGATGGAAACGGaattttcaaaagaaaattttggtTTCCGTGAACCATCCACTAACACGTAACTTTTTACGCAGCTATGCTGCCATCGCTTTTGAGAAAAGGCGACACGGACGGTCTTCGTTTTGGTGGGTGATACATCCTTGCAGCGACTTCAG GTTTTACTGGGACCTTCTAATGATGTTCAATTTCCTCTACATTTTCATAACTGTGCCATATATTTTGGCCTTTCACAGAGTAGCCAAAAGTTCTGCTCCAAACATTTGGAATCCAGTGAATCCTGCGTACATAATCTGCGTAATAGATATCGTTCTGAATTTCATAACTGGATTCAGTTCACTCGATGGTCATGAAATCTTTCTAGATCCAACTCTAACAATACG GCATTACGTGCAAGGGTATTTTCTGATTGATTCTGTATCTTCGATTCCGTACACATGGTTTTATAAAGACATCATTTTGCCTCCAGGTCCTTCCTCTAACTCTATCTTGTTAATCCCTGAATTCCTGCCGCTTGTAAAGATTCTGCGTATTTATACATTACGCTTTTACATCAAACAAGTGACCACG GCCTTTGCGCTTTCTCATGCAGAAGAGAAAACCATTTGGTTAGTACTGCTGATGTTTTTGATATTGCACTGGTGTAGCTGCATATCGCATCTCTTTCCATTTATTATCGCACATATGTTTGGAATGACCAAGGAG GAATCTGAAATGTATCTAATTACTTCAGGATTGTATAAAAAGTCCGACGcagatatttatttaatttatctgCATATTGGAGTGAGCAACTTCTTTGGATCAAGCTTCACCGAATTCACTAATTTGGGCAAAGTAGATACTCCTACACGCTCTATAATTCTACTGTTAGGAAGAGGATTTATAATTTATCTCATAG TGATAGTCTTGCAATTAGTTCAGTCAGCCGTAGAACCAGAGTTGAAATATCAAAGAATCCTGCATCGAGTGAAAGAATACATTCGCGACCAAGAACTGCCAAAGCGTCTTGGAGATAAACTTATTGCTTACTATGAGTATCGTTTTCAAGGAAGCTATTTCAAGGAGAAGGCCATATCCAACACTTTATCAA GACACTTGAATCAAGAAATCGTGATCAACAGTAGTCGTGGACTGTTAGACACAGCCACTATTCTACATTCTTTGCCTCGCCACGTTATTGGGAACTTGATGG gGATCGTAAGACCAGTAATTTATCTCAACGAGGACATTATTTATAAATGTGGAGACGAGGGCGACTGTATGTTCTTCATAGTCAGCGGCACCGTCGCTTTAATTACGTTCTACGGTAAGGAA ATATGCCATGAAAAAGACGGAGGGTATTTCGGCGAAGGTGCATTAATTTTCCCGGATCGGAGGAGATTGGAATCAGTGATCGCCCTTGAA ACGCAAGTTCATTACTGAAATCTGGTTTATTCTCTTTTATTTAGAGTAACAAATATGGTGGAGTTGAAGTGGGAAGAGAAGTATGAGCTGATCACCAGAAACTTAGCTGAATGGCTTGGTGACGAGAAGCTCAAGAGTATTCTAAAGCAACGAGATTTAAAGCTCTATTGGGGTACCGCAACGACGGGTAAACCTCACATTGGCTACTTCACGCCTATGTCCAAGATAGCCGACTTCCTAAGAGCTGGAGTAGAAGTAACTATATTGTTCGCCGATCTCCATGCCTATTTGGATAACATGAAGGCCCCTTGGGAACTTTTGGAACTCCGTACACGGTATTATGAAGCAGTTATCAAAGCGATGCTTAAGTCTATCGACGTACCTTTGGATAAATTGAAGTTCGTCAAAGGGACGGATTACCAATTGTCCAA GGAGTATACATTGGATGTTTATCGTTTAACTTCCACTGTAACCGAGCACGATGCGAAGAAAGCTGGTGCAGAAGTAGTTAAGCAAGTTGCTAATCCTTTGCTGTCTGGATTGTTGTATCCAGGGTTGCAAGCTTTAGACGAACAGTACCTCAAGATCGATGCCCAATTCGGTGGCGTGGACCAAAGAAAGATCTTTACTTTCTCTGAGAAATATTTGCCTATGCTTGGATACGAGAAGCGTATCCATTTAATGAATCCAATGA TTCCCGGATTGGCGGGATCGAAAATGTCTTCTTCCGAGGACGACTCTAAGATCGATCTTCTAGATAATGCTGCGGCGGTTAAGAAGAAACTGAAGAAAGCATTTTGCGAGCCTGGTAATATTGCTGATAACGGAGTTCTATCATTTGCCAAGCACGTCATATATCCTTTGTTAAAGGAAGGAGAATCCTTTGTTGTACAGAGGAGCGCTGAATTCG GTGGAGACATCTCGTTCGACAAGTACGAGGACTTGGAAAGTGCATTTGCCAAGGAGGTCATACATCCTGGAGATCTGAAAAGTGCAGCAGAAATTTATATCAATAAGCTCCTAGATCCAATTAGGAAACAATTCGAAGCAGATTCGAAACTGAAAACACTGGCGAGCAAAGCATATCCTCCTCCGCAAAAGCAAA AAGCTGTGGAGGAATTAACGCCAGCCCGGCTAGATATCAGAGTTGGAAAGATAGTCGAAGTATCGAAACATCCCGATGCTGATTCTCTTTACGTGGAGAAAATAGATTTAGGGGAATCTAGTGGGCCTCGTACAATAGTTAGTGGTCTCGTAAATTATGTACCGTTGGTGGAGATGAAGGATAGGATGGTGGTTATTCTTACGAACTTGAAACCAGCGAATCTCAGAGGCGTCCAGTCTCATGGAATGGTCCTGTGCGCATCGGT AGACGAACCCACGAAGCGAGTCGAGCCACTGAGACCTCCGCCAGACAGTAAACCGGGTGATAAAGTGGTTGTGGAGGGATATGAGGATGGAACGCCAGACGATGTATTAAATCCAAAGAAGAAAGTGTGGGAGAAATTACAA GGTGATCTTGTAGTAAATGGTAGCGGAGAAGCATCGTGGAGTGGAAACGTCCTGCTCACTGCAAGCGGTGGCAAAATTACGGCTGACAGTCTTAAGAACGTCGCAATCAAATAA
- the LOC143375574 gene encoding neuropeptide FF receptor 2 codes for MDIDFMDFQNRSIIIDVQWNCHVENDYEITTVGVDWENIDTSKHLFPAAIWGIRPAWEVIVKIISALPIIIIGSLANGGLIYVIVKEKSLRTVTNLLIVNMCIADLGTCLVCSWMFLCIDLFQNYVLDEIGCRLDGLLVHALTLVAVFNLSAISYDRVSAIVFNCSGKLTRTTTYILLVFTWISGIAVAGPLAYFRHYYERRWKDYLETYCTEDTVLVYPYWHIFAGLTVWAPLSIMAICYSAILIKLDRYESQALRGKYPIVVKYKGRVAQILALIVLAFILCRVPFTALIIRRAQLLKETPKSGQAEVMYPLWYISRYLVLFNAAINPLLYGCSSSSLRKELALCPATSWLIRKKKQQESKPCSVSQLKSERFHYLRPRSPCIRMNYNERGTIPSILPAVVGTRVNRNPI; via the exons ATGGACATAGACTTCATGGACTTTCAGAACAGAAGTATCATCATAGACGTGCAATGGAACTGTCACGTAGAAAACGACTACGAAATCACTACTGTTGGCGTCGAC TGGGAGAATATCGACACTAGCAAGCATTTGTTCCCTGCAGCAATTTGGGGAATCAGACCCGCATGGGAAGTGATCGTGAAGATCATTAGTGCACTGCCGATCATCATCATTGGATCCTTAGCTAACGGCGGCTTAATCTACGTGATCGTCAAGGAGAAGTCTCTTCGGACCGTAACGAATCTGCTGATTGTGAATATGTGTATAGCAGACTTGGGCACCTGCTTAGTATGCTCGTGGATGTTTCTCTGTATCGACTTATTTCAGAACTACGTCCTAGATGAGATTGGCTGTCGCCTGGACGGCTTGCTAGTGCACGCTCTGACCCTAGTGGCCGTCTTCAACTTGAGCGCGATCAGCTACGATCGAGTCTCTGCGATTGTCTTTAACTGTTCAGGGAAGCTGACGAGAAC GACCACCTACATCCTGCTAGTCTTCACGTGGATTTCTGGTATAGCCGTCGCCGGGCCCCTGGCCTACTTCAGACATTACTACGAACGACGGTGGAAGGATTATTTGGAAACCTATTGCACCGAAGATACCGTGCTGGTCTATCCATACTGGCACATTTTCGCGGGCTTGACCGTCTGGGCCCCGTTGTCCATTATGGCGATATGTTACTCGGCTATTCTAATCAAG TTAGATCGCTACGAATCCCAAGCATTGAGGGGCAAGTATCCTATCGTAGTGAAGTACAAaggaagagtggcgcagatattggCGCTCATAGTTCTGGCGTTCATTCTATGCCGCGTGCCATTCACCGCGCTGATAATTCGCAGAGCACAGTTACTGAAGGAAACACCCAAGTCGGGTCAAGCAGAAGTCATGTACCCGCTCTG GTACATCAGTAGATACCTGGTGTTATTTAATGCAGCGATAAATCCTTTATTGTACGGTTGCAGTAGTAGTTCATTGAGAAAAGAGTTAGCACTGTGCCCGGCTACGTCTTGGCTTATCCGTAAGAAGAAACAACAGGAATCGAAACCGTGCAGTGTCTCGCAGTTGAAATCAGAGCGTTTCCATTATTTACGACCACGATCCCCTTGCATACGAATGAACTATAACGAAAGGGGTACGATACCAAGCATTTTGCCTGCAGTCGTAGGAACGCGCGTAAACCGTAATCCAATTTAA